In Clostridium sp., one DNA window encodes the following:
- a CDS encoding AI-2E family transporter, whose protein sequence is MEIKKDKILKYGTVFLAAILVIIFVMKVSILRELIYLFVISFLITYVLKPFYMKLLDSGAGESISALLLIAGIAAILVGGFMVFIPYLFRENLNVKNTLNSIQDLINNIYASLKPDENSGILHTFTDNMYYRMHDMTMKISGKIYEFIINMSSMLIYAVIVPIIVYYFLVDGKQIEHGILNLFPIRSRNAVYKISCHIDKILGRYIVSQLILSLVVGIVTFIILVLLKVDFPIVLSIINAFFNIIPYFGPIFGALPAIFVAFMNSPKTAVEVAIWLYVLQQLEGNILSPKITADSISMHPLTVIVLLLIGGGMAGFIGMVAAVPLGVVVKIIYKDLSYYIF, encoded by the coding sequence ATGGAGATTAAAAAAGATAAAATATTAAAGTATGGTACGGTATTTCTGGCAGCAATTCTGGTAATTATATTTGTCATGAAAGTTTCTATACTTAGGGAACTCATCTACTTATTCGTCATATCTTTTTTAATAACGTATGTTTTGAAACCTTTTTATATGAAACTTCTGGATTCAGGAGCTGGTGAGTCCATATCGGCTCTTTTGCTTATAGCTGGCATAGCAGCCATATTAGTTGGAGGCTTTATGGTTTTCATACCATATTTATTCAGGGAAAATCTAAATGTAAAAAATACCCTGAACAGTATACAGGATCTGATAAACAATATATATGCCAGTCTCAAACCTGATGAAAATAGTGGAATACTCCATACTTTTACGGATAATATGTACTATAGGATGCACGATATGACTATGAAAATATCCGGGAAAATATATGAATTTATAATAAATATGAGCAGCATGCTCATATATGCTGTTATAGTACCTATTATAGTATATTATTTTCTGGTGGATGGAAAGCAGATAGAACACGGGATATTGAATCTTTTCCCTATAAGGAGCAGAAATGCAGTATATAAGATAAGCTGTCATATAGATAAAATACTTGGCAGATACATAGTAAGTCAGTTGATTTTAAGTCTGGTTGTGGGAATAGTTACATTTATAATACTTGTACTATTGAAAGTGGATTTTCCAATAGTACTTTCTATAATAAATGCATTTTTTAATATAATACCTTATTTCGGCCCAATATTTGGAGCACTTCCTGCCATTTTTGTGGCTTTCATGAATTCTCCAAAGACTGCAGTTGAAGTTGCAATATGGTTGTATGTACTCCAGCAGCTGGAAGGAAACATATTATCCCCTAAAATAACGGCAGACAGTATAAGCATGCATCCCCTTACAGTAATTGTACTTCTTCTCATAGGAGGTGGAATGGCAGGCTTTATAGGCATGGTTGCTGCAGTGCCTCTGGGTGTTGTGGTAAAAATAATCTATAAGGATCTGAGTTACTATATATTCTAA
- a CDS encoding PRC-barrel domain-containing protein, with product MYRVRDFIFSEVIGIDGKSMGFVGDLLVDFNSKSIKGFNVVSNSILKKDASVYLENTVSLFPVIIASESNRAQDLKFNDIRTIDVVDKTGNIMGNLEDMIFYEKSFIIRAFVISRGFVYDIVHGRKVLPSKNLILGEKNILYMKI from the coding sequence TTGTACAGAGTAAGAGATTTTATTTTTTCGGAAGTTATAGGAATTGATGGAAAAAGCATGGGCTTTGTGGGAGATTTACTGGTGGATTTCAACTCAAAATCAATAAAAGGATTTAATGTAGTTTCAAATAGTATATTGAAAAAGGATGCCAGCGTGTATCTGGAAAATACAGTGAGCCTTTTCCCTGTTATTATTGCATCTGAATCAAATAGGGCACAGGATCTTAAATTCAATGATATACGGACTATAGATGTTGTGGACAAAACAGGAAACATAATGGGCAATCTGGAGGATATGATATTCTATGAGAAAAGTTTTATCATAAGAGCCTTTGTCATCTCAAGAGGATTTGTATATGATATTGTGCATGGGAGAAAAGTACTGCCGTCAAAGAATCTTATACTTGGAGAGAAAAATATTTTGTATATGAAAATTTAA
- a CDS encoding RrF2 family transcriptional regulator, which translates to MKLSTKGRYGVKAMVDLAIHYGDEPASIKKISERQGISEYYLEQLFSPLRKANLIRSVRGAQGGYMLSRHPEDITIGDIMGILEGPVEISECIDDTKGNSCDNIDCCATRLLWSKIRDSIDSVMESTTLQDIVDDYKNMNNKKVLKKV; encoded by the coding sequence GTGAAACTATCCACAAAGGGAAGATATGGGGTCAAGGCCATGGTTGATCTTGCTATCCACTATGGTGACGAGCCTGCATCAATAAAAAAGATCTCAGAAAGACAGGGTATATCTGAATACTATTTGGAACAACTGTTCTCTCCACTGAGAAAGGCAAATTTAATTAGAAGTGTAAGGGGAGCCCAGGGAGGATATATGCTTAGCAGACACCCTGAGGATATAACGATAGGTGATATTATGGGAATACTTGAAGGACCTGTAGAAATATCTGAATGTATAGATGATACGAAGGGAAATTCCTGCGATAATATCGACTGTTGTGCAACGAGGCTTTTATGGTCGAAAATCAGGGACAGTATAGATAGCGTCATGGAATCGACAACATTGCAGGATATTGTAGATGACTATAAAAATATGAATAACAAGAAGGTACTTAAAAAAGTATGA
- a CDS encoding histidinol phosphate phosphatase codes for MFDTHVHTRFSTDSDMKIEEALKSARDNRLGLILTEHMDIGYPDGNEFLFNIEDYFKAYSGLRGETMLLGIEIGMKEDCVKKAGLIARDNPFDYVIGAIHLVDNLDLYYDDFYIGKSKKDAYRRYLESMLLNLKKFDFIDSLAHIDYICRYSGYEDPELHYGEFPDILDEILKLIIQRGKCIELNTRRLNSKSAVENFYPIYRRYRELGGKYITLGSDAHTAESIGNNFREAAQIAEDCNLRIVYFKDRKMEY; via the coding sequence ATGTTTGATACCCATGTACATACAAGATTTTCCACTGACTCAGATATGAAAATAGAAGAAGCATTAAAGTCGGCGAGGGACAATAGATTGGGACTTATACTCACTGAACATATGGATATTGGATATCCTGACGGGAATGAATTTTTGTTTAACATAGAGGATTATTTTAAAGCTTATTCTGGTTTAAGGGGTGAAACAATGCTTTTAGGTATAGAGATTGGAATGAAGGAAGACTGCGTAAAGAAAGCAGGACTTATAGCTAGAGACAACCCTTTCGACTATGTGATAGGAGCAATTCATCTTGTGGATAATCTGGATTTGTATTACGATGATTTTTATATTGGAAAAAGTAAAAAAGACGCGTACAGAAGATATCTTGAGAGCATGTTACTGAATTTGAAAAAATTTGATTTCATAGACAGTCTTGCACATATAGATTATATATGCAGATATTCAGGATATGAAGATCCGGAATTGCATTACGGAGAGTTTCCCGATATCCTGGATGAAATATTGAAGCTTATAATACAGAGAGGAAAATGTATAGAATTGAATACAAGGAGGTTGAACAGCAAATCGGCTGTTGAAAATTTTTACCCGATATATAGAAGATACAGAGAACTTGGTGGAAAGTATATAACTCTTGGATCTGATGCACACACTGCGGAAAGCATAGGGAACAACTTCCGTGAGGCGGCTCAGATAGCTGAGGACTGCAATCTTAGAATAGTATATTTTAAAGACAGAAAAATGGAATACTAG
- a CDS encoding AEC family transporter has translation MNYNVINEVIILSLVMASGVFARKKNIITEKGSKDLSNLLINITLPALLLTSFNYNYSLKMFVEAKHIFVYSFIVNIVILFSSRFMTPGYDEDSSRVIRFAAIFSNSGFMGYPVLEGLFGKTGIFYGAIFNIPFNMILFSLGIMIYTDKRDLRAMKGVVFNPVIIATIIGFIMFLFSIKLPPVLNKAVVSIGSMTTPLSMIIVGSMLAEMKLKEIFSGSIVYYICFLRLIIAPTLSFVILKLIGADNFMLQIIVVIEAMPVAVLSPIFAQKYGSNEKLASKSVFITTIVSMITIPLIVILLQYLNNLF, from the coding sequence TTGAACTATAATGTAATAAATGAAGTAATAATTTTGTCGCTTGTCATGGCATCCGGTGTATTTGCAAGAAAAAAGAATATTATAACTGAAAAGGGTAGTAAAGATCTGTCAAATCTGCTTATAAACATAACGCTTCCGGCACTTCTGCTGACTTCTTTCAATTATAATTATTCACTGAAAATGTTTGTGGAAGCAAAACACATATTTGTATATTCTTTTATAGTCAATATTGTAATATTGTTTTCGAGCAGATTTATGACGCCGGGCTACGATGAGGATTCGAGCAGGGTCATTAGATTTGCGGCCATATTTTCAAATAGTGGATTTATGGGTTATCCGGTGCTGGAAGGACTTTTTGGGAAAACAGGCATATTTTATGGAGCTATCTTTAATATACCCTTTAATATGATACTCTTCAGTTTGGGAATTATGATATATACGGATAAAAGGGATTTGCGGGCTATGAAGGGAGTTGTATTTAATCCAGTTATAATAGCAACCATAATAGGATTCATTATGTTTTTGTTCTCCATAAAACTACCGCCGGTTTTAAATAAGGCTGTAGTTTCCATAGGTTCCATGACTACTCCACTTTCCATGATTATAGTTGGTTCAATGCTGGCAGAAATGAAATTGAAGGAGATTTTCAGTGGAAGCATAGTATACTATATCTGTTTTCTGAGATTGATTATAGCCCCGACTTTAAGTTTTGTAATATTGAAGCTTATAGGTGCAGATAACTTTATGCTTCAGATAATTGTAGTTATTGAAGCAATGCCTGTTGCAGTACTTTCTCCCATATTTGCCCAGAAATACGGTTCCAATGAAAAGCTTGCTTCAAAAAGTGTTTTTATAACTACCATAGTTTCCATGATAACTATACCGCTCATTGTGATACTGCTCCAATATTTGAATAATCTGTTTTGA